A window from Rhinolophus sinicus isolate RSC01 linkage group LG18, ASM3656204v1, whole genome shotgun sequence encodes these proteins:
- the ITPRIPL2 gene encoding inositol 1,4,5-trisphosphate receptor-interacting protein-like 2 produces the protein MSVHYTLNLRVFWPLVTGLCTALVCLYHVLRGSGGARAEPPDGADSGFPLLKVAVLLLLGYILLRCRHALRQRFLPGSPRLGGHSAFSPRHFGEPSLGILLESYYEHEVRLSPHVLGHSKAHVSRIVGELVRAGRAHGSPGPIPGGGLALAFRGDFIQVGSAYEQHKIRRPDAFDVLVPLRLPPLVALEPRSLGTEPALAPAFHGCFVCALKAPLGASGSHWLRDCKPFADGFCVDVRGRRHLSATLVLRWFQSHLQRSLATVRYSLEGRCRVSLTPGGLEQPPTLHILPCRTDYGCCRLSMAVRLIPAVHLGDGVFLVTPPLPPSPVGPLSELPGGLRADALWSMNTSRQEQKLLGCLQERAPPGACYLKCLQLLKALRDLGARGLDPTAAAQWGRILSSYVLKTVLLAVLLRDRAAEQGWDEAHLVRRLEELVQFLRDCLLRRQTLFHCVLGPGGAAAEVGPLPKVLREAAPVDLLAAFDRHTRELAAARLLSTWRRLPQLLRAYGGPRYLARCPPPRSQRTQGFPKDEP, from the coding sequence ATGTCGGTGCACTACACCCTCAACCTGCGCGTCTTCTGGCCCCTGGTGACCGGCCTGTGCACGGCCCTCGTGTGCCTCTACCATGTCCTGCGGGGGAGCGGGGGTGCCCGGGCCGAGCCCCCCGACGGCGCGGACAGCGGCTTCCCGCTGCTCAAAGTGGCCGTCCTGCTCCTGCTGGGCTACATCCTCCTGCGCTGTCGCCACGCTCTGCGGCAGCGCTTCCTGCCCGGGTCTCCCCGCCTGGGGGGCCACTCCGCTTTCTCTCCAAGACACTTTGGAGAGCCAAGCCTCGGCATCCTGCTGGAGAGTTACTACGAGCACGAGGTGCGCCTGTCGCCGCACGTGTTGGGCCACAGCAAGGCACACGTGAGCCGGATTGTGGGCGAGCTGGTGCGGGCTGGGCGCGCCCATGGGTCCCCAGGCCCCATCCCCGGGGGAGGGCTGGCCTTAGCCTTCCGCGGAGACTTCATCCAGGTGGGCAGTGCCTACGAGCAGCATAAAATCCGTCGGCCCGACGCCTTCGACGTGCTGGTGCCCCTGCGCCTTCCGCCGCTGGTGGCGCTGGAGCCCCGGAGCCTGGGCACCGAGCCCGCGCTGGCCCCAGCCTTCCACGGCTGCTTCGTGTGCGCACTCAAGGCGCCTCTGGGAGCCTCCGGGAGCCACTGGCTCCGGGACTGCAAACCCTTCGCCGACGGCTTCTGCGTGGACGTGCGCGGGCGGCGCCACCTCTCAGCCACCCTGGTGCTGCGCTGGTTCCAGTCGCACCTGCAGCGCTCCCTGGCCACCGTGCGCTACAGCCTGGAAGGTCGCTGTCGGGTCAGCCTGACCCCGGGCGGCCTGGAGCAGCCTCCCACTCTGCACATCCTGCCCTGCCGCACCGATTACGGCTGCTGCCGCCTCTCCATGGCCGTGCGTCTCATCCCCGCGGTCCATTTGGGCGACGGCGTCTTCCTTGTGACACCCCCACTGCCACCATCGCCGGTTGGGCCCCTGTCGGAGCTCCCCGGAGGCCTGCGCGCCGATGCACTGTGGAGCATGAACACATCACGCCAGGAGCAGAAGCTGCTGGGCTGCCTGCAGGAACGGGCCCCTCCGGGGGCTTGCTACCTCAAGTGCCTGCAGTTGCTTAAAGCCCTGCGAGACCTGGGCGCCCGTGGGCTGGACCCCACGGCCGCCGCCCAGTGGGGACGAATCCTGTCCTCATATGTGCTCAAGACGGTGCTGCTGGCGGTGCTGTTGCGTGACAGGGCAGCGGAGCAAGGCTGGGACGAGGCGCACCTGGTCAGGCGCTTGGAAGAGTTAGTGCAGTTCCTTAGGGACTGCCTGCTGCGACGCCAGACGCTCTTCCACTGTGTCCTGGGCCCTGGCGGGGCGGCTGCCGAGGTGGGCCCACTGCCCAAGGTGCTGCGTGAAGCTGCCCCAGTTGACCTTCTGGCTGCTTTTGACAGGCACACCCGTGAACTTGCGGCGGCCAGGTTGCTGTCCACATGGCGAAGGCTTCCCCAGCTTCTCCGGGCCTATGGGGGTCCCCGTTACCTTGCTAGGTGTCCCCCACCCCGGAGTCAGCGCACCCAGGGGTTCCCTAAAGATGAACCATAA